A genomic window from Chitinophaga pollutisoli includes:
- a CDS encoding alpha/beta hydrolase encodes MSKITLRDGTKMFYKDWGTGQPIVFHHGWPLSADDWDVQMFFFLEQGYRVIAHDRRGHGRSGQSAGGHDMDTYAEDVHELAKHLDLKDAIHVGHSTGGGEVIRYAHKFGKGRVARAVLISAVPPVMVKSDSNPGGVDISVFDDIRNNTAKHRAQFYQDITFPFYGYNREGAKVSKGIQDYWWRQGMMGSIKAHYDCIKAFSETDFTEDLKGVDIPVLIMHGEDDQIVPYENAAPKSAKLAKKGTLISYPGFPHGMPTTEHETINKDLLNWLKS; translated from the coding sequence ATGAGCAAGATCACTTTAAGAGACGGAACGAAAATGTTTTACAAGGATTGGGGAACCGGCCAGCCGATCGTGTTCCACCACGGATGGCCGCTGTCGGCCGACGACTGGGACGTGCAGATGTTTTTCTTCCTGGAACAGGGATACCGGGTGATAGCGCACGACAGGCGCGGGCATGGGCGCTCCGGGCAGTCGGCCGGCGGCCACGACATGGACACTTACGCCGAAGACGTGCACGAACTGGCGAAGCACCTCGACCTGAAGGATGCGATCCATGTGGGGCATTCCACCGGCGGCGGAGAAGTGATCCGGTATGCGCATAAATTCGGGAAAGGCCGCGTGGCAAGGGCCGTACTCATCAGCGCTGTGCCGCCCGTGATGGTAAAATCCGACAGCAACCCCGGCGGCGTGGATATCTCGGTGTTCGACGATATACGGAACAATACGGCCAAACACCGCGCACAATTCTACCAGGACATCACCTTTCCCTTCTATGGCTACAACCGCGAAGGCGCGAAAGTATCCAAAGGCATCCAGGACTACTGGTGGCGCCAGGGGATGATGGGCTCCATCAAAGCGCACTACGATTGCATCAAGGCGTTCTCCGAAACGGATTTCACGGAAGACCTGAAAGGCGTGGACATCCCGGTGCTGATCATGCACGGGGAAGACGACCAGATCGTGCCGTACGAAAACGCTGCGCCCAAATCCGCCAAACTCGCGAAAAAGGGCACGCTGATATCTTATCCGGGCTTCCCGCACGGGATGCCGACCACGGAACATGAGACAATCAATAAAGACCTGTTGAACTGGCTGAAATCATAA
- a CDS encoding arylsulfatase, with protein MKNTTWLMLAGLALASCAGSRKGNKGAKKDERPNIVLILADDLGYSDLGCYGGEIHTPNLDFLASNGLRFTRFYNTSRCCPTRASLLTGLYNQQAGIGEMTAARKEPGYRGALGTNTVTLAEVLRSAGYRTAMSGKWHVSNTIEQPTREAQLQWLNHQASHPYFSPVEQYPVNRGFEKYFGNIFGVVDFFDPFSLVNGTEPVETVPEGYYHTDAINDSAVAYIREFGREGKPFFLYVAHTAPHWPLQAPPEEIAKYENIYTAGWDAIREARYQRMAEKGIIDPNTTPLPPRTGNKLNWDNNPDKAWDARAMAVHAAMVDRMDQGIGRILQALKASGELENTLIVFLSDNGASPENCMRYGPGFDRPGQTRDGRTIHYPVGKDVMPGAQTSFASIGERWANVANTPYQFAKAQSYEGGVRTPMIAWWPKGIRQKGGFSGQVGHVMDFMPTFLELAGAEYPSSYKGHPILPYTGISLKPALEGKGDVDRTLFNEHFGARFARNGEWKLVSLSGDSTWRLYRIREDESEMNDLAARHPEVVARLSAQWRQWAQTHQVFPMPGK; from the coding sequence ATGAAAAACACGACCTGGTTAATGCTGGCGGGCCTTGCGCTGGCGTCCTGCGCCGGCAGCCGGAAAGGCAACAAAGGGGCGAAGAAAGACGAGCGGCCCAATATCGTCCTCATCCTTGCGGACGACCTCGGGTATTCCGACCTGGGCTGCTACGGCGGTGAAATCCATACCCCGAACCTCGATTTCCTCGCCAGTAACGGCCTGCGCTTTACCCGGTTTTACAACACTTCCCGCTGCTGCCCCACGCGCGCTTCCCTGCTGACGGGCCTCTATAACCAGCAGGCAGGCATAGGGGAAATGACGGCCGCCCGCAAGGAGCCCGGCTACCGCGGCGCCCTCGGCACCAATACCGTCACACTCGCGGAAGTGCTTCGCAGCGCGGGATACCGGACGGCTATGTCGGGCAAATGGCATGTGTCCAACACCATCGAACAACCTACGCGGGAAGCGCAGTTGCAATGGCTGAACCACCAGGCTTCGCATCCTTACTTTTCACCCGTTGAACAATACCCCGTAAACCGCGGGTTCGAAAAATACTTCGGCAACATCTTTGGCGTGGTGGACTTCTTCGACCCCTTCAGCCTTGTGAACGGCACCGAGCCGGTGGAAACCGTTCCAGAGGGCTATTATCATACCGACGCCATCAACGATTCCGCTGTGGCGTATATCCGGGAGTTCGGGCGGGAAGGGAAGCCTTTTTTCCTCTATGTAGCTCACACCGCGCCGCACTGGCCCCTGCAGGCGCCGCCGGAGGAAATCGCCAAATATGAAAATATCTACACGGCGGGGTGGGACGCCATCCGTGAAGCGCGGTACCAACGCATGGCCGAAAAGGGGATCATCGATCCGAATACGACACCGCTTCCGCCGCGTACCGGCAACAAGCTAAACTGGGACAATAACCCCGACAAAGCCTGGGACGCCCGCGCCATGGCTGTTCATGCCGCGATGGTGGACCGGATGGACCAGGGCATCGGCCGCATCCTGCAGGCGCTGAAGGCATCCGGGGAACTGGAGAACACGCTCATCGTGTTCCTGAGCGACAACGGCGCCAGTCCAGAAAACTGCATGCGTTATGGCCCTGGGTTCGACCGTCCCGGCCAGACCCGCGACGGCCGCACCATCCATTACCCGGTCGGGAAGGATGTGATGCCCGGTGCGCAGACGAGTTTTGCGTCCATCGGAGAGCGCTGGGCGAATGTGGCGAATACGCCTTACCAGTTCGCCAAGGCGCAGTCGTACGAAGGCGGGGTGCGTACGCCGATGATCGCGTGGTGGCCGAAGGGCATCCGGCAGAAAGGTGGATTCTCCGGTCAGGTGGGCCATGTCATGGATTTTATGCCTACTTTTCTCGAACTGGCAGGGGCGGAGTATCCTTCATCCTACAAGGGCCATCCTATCCTCCCGTATACCGGCATCAGCCTCAAACCTGCTTTGGAAGGAAAAGGGGATGTAGACCGGACGCTGTTCAACGAACATTTCGGCGCCCGGTTTGCGCGCAACGGGGAATGGAAGCTGGTGTCGCTCTCGGGCGACAGCACCTGGCGGCTCTACCGCATCCGGGAAGATGAATCGGAGATGAACGACCTCGCCGCCCGGCACCCCGAAGTGGTGGCGCGGCTATCTGCCCAATGGCGCCAATGGGCGCAAACGCACCAGGTGTTCCCTATGCCGGGGAAGTGA
- a CDS encoding RagB/SusD family nutrient uptake outer membrane protein — MKRLLYASLICGAVAMSGCEKFLDKRDPTATKFDEFFNTEDDLRRVVYSSYTDVFAGVGLNAKLIYQDDGKSDDAYSRLESHHHQLIANGNFNSNTTAFNWYYDLHMKHTGRLNVFIGSIDLPYVEDEAVRTKYKGILEGLRVWHYFWMVSRWGDVPFYLEPADLEKATQPSKPKDEILATLFPMAEEIANNLPPDAYTSDAYMLNRYSLKGIIMRYYLFFGRYEDAARLAKEIMDSNKFSLHPKYGDLFNYKADKNNREFIYTMDMASHGNSATNSFQHLGPQYRTGNGQSFVVPLKSLVDTYWTLQGEKIEDCELHTKEEYELNPKLNRDPRLAASIYMPGDMFQNEAINIYDPNSPMHFEKARASRSGYWYRKFVDEADAFRTGGNMHFPWLRYAEVLLTYAESKIMQGQIDDLAKQCINDIRRRAGLDMEHADVTKGKYVNYTQQQWIDLIRNERRIEMAGEGRRYDDIIRWRIAEEVLNKPALGHTRMVDGEKVTLKIEDRSFRPNNYVWPFHENSLKVSPGLRQNPGY; from the coding sequence ATGAAAAGACTTCTTTATGCATCCCTGATCTGTGGCGCTGTCGCGATGTCCGGATGCGAGAAATTCCTCGATAAAAGAGACCCGACCGCTACCAAGTTCGACGAGTTCTTCAATACTGAAGACGATCTCCGCCGGGTAGTGTATTCTTCTTACACCGACGTTTTCGCGGGCGTGGGGCTCAATGCCAAACTGATTTACCAGGACGATGGCAAATCCGACGATGCCTACAGCCGTTTGGAAAGCCATCACCACCAGCTGATCGCCAACGGCAACTTCAACTCGAATACGACCGCCTTCAACTGGTACTACGATCTGCACATGAAGCATACGGGCCGTTTGAACGTGTTCATCGGCAGCATCGACCTGCCGTATGTGGAAGATGAAGCGGTACGTACCAAATACAAAGGCATCCTGGAAGGGTTGCGCGTATGGCACTATTTCTGGATGGTTTCCCGTTGGGGAGATGTGCCCTTCTACCTGGAGCCCGCCGATCTCGAAAAGGCGACCCAGCCTTCGAAACCGAAAGACGAAATCCTCGCCACATTATTCCCTATGGCCGAGGAAATCGCCAACAACCTGCCGCCGGACGCTTATACTTCCGACGCCTACATGTTGAACCGCTATTCCCTCAAAGGCATCATCATGCGGTACTACCTGTTCTTCGGACGGTACGAAGACGCGGCGCGCCTGGCCAAGGAGATCATGGATTCCAATAAGTTCTCCCTGCATCCGAAATACGGCGACCTGTTCAATTACAAGGCCGACAAAAACAACAGAGAGTTCATCTATACGATGGACATGGCCAGCCACGGTAACTCAGCCACCAACTCCTTCCAGCACCTGGGCCCGCAATACCGCACCGGCAACGGGCAGTCGTTCGTAGTGCCGTTGAAATCGCTGGTAGACACGTACTGGACCCTCCAGGGCGAAAAAATCGAAGATTGCGAACTCCACACCAAGGAAGAGTATGAGCTCAATCCCAAGCTCAACCGCGACCCTCGCCTGGCGGCCAGCATTTATATGCCCGGCGACATGTTCCAGAACGAAGCGATCAATATTTATGATCCCAACAGCCCGATGCACTTCGAAAAAGCGCGCGCCAGCCGCTCCGGCTACTGGTACCGCAAGTTCGTGGACGAAGCGGACGCCTTCCGCACCGGCGGCAATATGCACTTCCCCTGGCTCCGTTATGCGGAAGTATTGCTGACTTACGCCGAATCGAAGATCATGCAAGGCCAGATCGACGACCTCGCCAAGCAGTGCATCAACGATATCCGCCGCCGCGCCGGCCTGGATATGGAGCACGCCGACGTGACCAAAGGCAAATATGTTAACTACACCCAGCAGCAATGGATCGATTTGATCCGCAACGAGCGCCGCATTGAAATGGCAGGCGAAGGCCGCCGCTACGACGATATCATCCGCTGGCGCATCGCCGAAGAAGTGCTTAACAAGCCCGCACTCGGCCATACCCGTATGGTAGATGGCGAAAAAGTAACCTTGAAAATCGAGGACCGCTCCTTCCGTCCGAATAACTACGTGTGGCCGTTCCATGAGAACAGCCTGAAAGTGAGCCCCGGCCTCAGACAGAATCCGGGTTATTAA
- a CDS encoding TonB-dependent receptor, translated as MKYLFLLSSLMLCLLHASAQQKNVRGSVQDTTGAPIPGATVIVKGTNIGTAAGADGRFEISVPGNSAVLIVSSIGFQEREYQVGDKTNLNIRLSQGGKDLDGVVVMGYSKVERRHVASSVAEMDMKQAKSRPIAKLEEAFSGTIPGVTMMQGSNLPGSRPGAISIRGISTLQNADPLVIVDGMEMSLSDIDPNQVKSITILKDAASASMYGSRGANGVIVIETERGTTGKFKVDLNTWYAVSKPIDLPKFVNGADYMRLNNEARIMQGQTPSFSADSIAKMESGELKSINWLDEVIQRNATSSNTALNVSGGGGVGTFNLMLGYMNEGGQNNIEGTQKFSARFNTNINIADKFVLLADFYAHRLQVDRLYANDDGHGLYALAWRMNPSQQVYYPNTGLGINEHYQLHNNINPVASINRGGTKNYMHDWSTINLRPKYNITKNLNIEGNVSYVIKKSAEKWQRPTFKFYDGNGKPVTTWANTVGATQNVSESQLTTRALINYTANLRGRKDKIYLTAGAESMSWIFSNFNEISKASFFGKLNYSFDSRYILEVTARGDGSSKFAPGNRWGFFPSAALAWNVTNEKFMKSLVNSGAVDNLRFRVSYGQIGNEDVAPYLWEEIVNTYGWTMRMPNPNFSWEKQKQWNVGMELTTLNKRLTFVGEIYSKHSFDLIYDKFSVPPLTGSHTLESAVNIGEVENKGFELSLKWNDKIGENFTYSVGGMLFDNKNKVLKAGYRSNDTLIFKDNADKVWYRGVAIDNYYGYQSDGFFRDADDVNKTPGKLPNALPGDIKYIDQNGDGVINNLDRVNLGDPFPHMNYAINVDLSYKRWDFSVIGQGVGKRLGYLSGLEGYPVHVDGGTNALGAPRQYYADNRWTPENPNSRFPRVWNGASTNTNLSDVWLGDASFFRIKMLQLGYTFPKIGGSIRNVRVYVNAQDAITFTKWEGLEPERNGGGGRYPRMAVYSIGLKATMF; from the coding sequence ATGAAGTATCTCTTCCTATTATCATCGCTAATGCTATGCCTTTTGCATGCCAGCGCCCAGCAGAAAAACGTCAGGGGCAGCGTGCAGGACACTACGGGCGCCCCTATCCCCGGCGCTACGGTTATCGTGAAGGGGACCAACATCGGTACGGCCGCCGGGGCCGACGGCCGCTTCGAAATCAGCGTTCCGGGCAACTCCGCCGTGCTGATCGTCAGCTCTATCGGGTTCCAGGAACGGGAATACCAGGTAGGCGACAAAACCAACCTCAACATCCGGTTGTCCCAGGGCGGTAAAGACCTGGACGGCGTGGTGGTGATGGGTTATTCCAAGGTAGAACGGCGCCACGTGGCCTCTTCTGTCGCGGAAATGGACATGAAGCAGGCGAAAAGCCGCCCCATCGCCAAGCTCGAGGAAGCGTTCTCCGGAACGATCCCCGGCGTAACCATGATGCAGGGCTCCAACCTTCCCGGCAGCCGGCCCGGCGCCATCTCCATCCGCGGTATCAGCACCCTGCAAAACGCAGACCCGCTGGTGATCGTTGACGGGATGGAAATGTCGCTCTCCGACATCGACCCTAACCAGGTAAAAAGCATCACCATCCTGAAAGACGCCGCTTCCGCCTCCATGTACGGTTCCCGCGGCGCCAACGGTGTAATCGTGATCGAAACCGAGCGCGGCACCACCGGCAAATTCAAAGTGGACCTCAACACCTGGTACGCCGTATCCAAACCCATCGACCTGCCCAAATTCGTGAACGGCGCCGATTACATGCGCCTCAACAACGAAGCGCGTATCATGCAGGGCCAGACCCCGTCATTCTCCGCAGATTCCATCGCTAAAATGGAATCCGGCGAGTTGAAGAGCATCAACTGGCTCGACGAGGTGATCCAACGCAACGCCACTTCTTCCAACACCGCACTGAACGTTTCCGGCGGTGGCGGCGTGGGTACATTCAACCTCATGCTGGGATATATGAACGAAGGCGGCCAGAACAACATCGAAGGCACCCAGAAGTTCTCGGCTCGTTTCAACACCAACATCAACATCGCCGATAAATTCGTACTGCTGGCCGACTTCTACGCGCACCGCCTGCAGGTGGACCGCCTGTACGCCAACGACGACGGGCACGGCCTCTACGCTCTCGCCTGGCGGATGAACCCTTCCCAGCAAGTGTACTATCCGAATACCGGGCTGGGCATCAACGAGCATTACCAGTTGCACAACAACATCAACCCCGTGGCATCCATCAACCGCGGCGGTACCAAAAACTACATGCACGACTGGAGCACCATCAACCTCCGCCCCAAATACAACATCACCAAGAACCTCAACATCGAGGGTAACGTTTCCTATGTGATTAAAAAGTCTGCGGAAAAATGGCAGCGCCCCACCTTCAAGTTCTATGACGGCAACGGCAAACCCGTTACCACCTGGGCAAATACTGTAGGCGCCACACAGAACGTATCGGAAAGCCAGCTGACCACCCGCGCGCTCATCAACTATACGGCTAATCTCCGCGGCAGGAAAGATAAAATCTACCTCACTGCCGGTGCGGAATCCATGAGCTGGATCTTCTCCAACTTCAATGAGATCTCCAAAGCTTCGTTCTTCGGTAAACTGAACTACTCGTTCGACAGCCGTTACATCCTGGAAGTAACAGCCCGCGGCGACGGTAGCTCCAAATTCGCGCCGGGCAACCGCTGGGGCTTCTTCCCCTCCGCGGCGCTGGCCTGGAACGTAACTAATGAAAAGTTCATGAAATCGCTCGTGAACAGCGGTGCGGTGGACAACCTGCGCTTCCGCGTGTCCTACGGCCAGATCGGTAACGAAGATGTAGCGCCATATCTCTGGGAAGAGATCGTGAACACCTACGGCTGGACGATGCGTATGCCCAACCCCAACTTCTCCTGGGAAAAACAGAAACAGTGGAACGTGGGGATGGAACTAACCACCCTCAACAAACGCCTGACCTTTGTCGGCGAAATCTATAGCAAGCACTCCTTCGACCTGATCTACGACAAATTCTCCGTACCGCCGCTGACCGGCTCCCACACCCTGGAATCCGCCGTGAATATCGGCGAGGTAGAAAACAAAGGCTTCGAGCTGTCACTGAAATGGAATGACAAGATCGGTGAAAACTTTACCTACAGCGTGGGCGGTATGCTGTTCGACAACAAGAACAAAGTGCTGAAAGCGGGTTACCGCAGCAACGATACCCTCATCTTCAAGGATAATGCCGACAAGGTTTGGTATCGTGGCGTGGCCATCGACAACTATTACGGTTACCAGTCCGACGGATTTTTCCGTGATGCGGACGATGTAAACAAAACTCCTGGCAAACTGCCGAACGCGCTGCCGGGCGACATCAAGTACATCGACCAGAACGGCGACGGTGTGATCAACAACCTCGACCGTGTGAACCTGGGTGATCCGTTCCCGCACATGAACTACGCGATCAACGTAGACCTCTCCTACAAGCGCTGGGACTTCTCGGTGATCGGCCAGGGTGTCGGCAAACGTTTAGGTTACCTGTCTGGCCTGGAGGGTTATCCTGTACATGTTGACGGTGGCACCAACGCCCTTGGCGCTCCCCGCCAGTATTATGCTGACAACCGGTGGACGCCTGAGAACCCGAACAGCCGTTTCCCCCGCGTATGGAATGGCGCCAGCACCAACACCAACCTGAGCGACGTATGGCTGGGTGACGCTTCTTTCTTCCGTATCAAAATGCTGCAGCTGGGTTATACTTTCCCGAAAATCGGCGGCAGCATCCGCAACGTAAGGGTGTACGTGAACGCACAGGATGCGATCACCTTTACCAAATGGGAAGGACTTGAGCCTGAAAGAAACGGCGGCGGCGGCAGATACCCCCGTATGGCCGTGTACAGCATTGGATTGAAAGCTACTATGTTCTAA
- a CDS encoding ROK family transcriptional regulator, whose amino-acid sequence MLQHLYTKGPSSISALCDTIGISAPTVFKMLGELTREKIVEKRGVGESIGGRKPDLFRLQKNVIYVICIDIELFKTSMAIVDNNNHFVTPVKTVSVTLSRNRKAFFETLLEHIRELIASANIDETRLVGCSVGMPGLIDPETGENYSYLLDETDGLTLREAFEQQIGLPVVIQNDVKGSALAELRYGHAIGRKNVLVILMDWGIGLGIIMDGKVQHGSSGFSGEMGHMPFVENGELCYCGKYGCLETVASGMTLSKMAREGILSGQNSIINDLSNKEIYRIETELIIRAANKGDQYSIQLLSNIGTNLGKGISILIQLFNPEMVILSGKIAAARQYITLPMQQAINTYCMTQIREKTQIISSELGDESRLLGYAAAGITWFFEAMIADVKDR is encoded by the coding sequence ATGTTGCAACACTTATACACCAAGGGGCCATCTTCTATTTCCGCGCTATGCGATACGATCGGCATCAGCGCGCCCACGGTATTCAAGATGCTGGGGGAGCTGACGCGTGAGAAAATCGTGGAAAAACGCGGTGTAGGGGAGTCGATCGGGGGCCGCAAACCAGACCTTTTCCGGTTGCAGAAGAACGTAATTTATGTGATTTGCATTGATATTGAACTGTTTAAGACCAGCATGGCGATCGTTGACAACAACAATCACTTCGTTACGCCGGTCAAAACCGTCTCCGTAACCTTGTCCCGCAACCGGAAAGCCTTTTTCGAAACCCTGCTCGAACATATCCGCGAGCTCATTGCCTCAGCCAATATCGACGAAACGAGGCTGGTAGGGTGCAGCGTGGGCATGCCCGGGCTCATCGATCCGGAAACAGGCGAAAACTACAGCTACCTGCTCGATGAAACAGACGGGCTCACCCTGCGCGAAGCCTTCGAACAGCAGATCGGGTTGCCGGTAGTCATTCAAAACGACGTGAAAGGCTCTGCACTGGCGGAGTTACGATATGGCCACGCCATTGGCCGGAAAAACGTGCTGGTGATCTTAATGGACTGGGGCATAGGGCTCGGCATCATTATGGACGGCAAAGTACAGCATGGCAGCTCCGGGTTTTCCGGGGAAATGGGACATATGCCCTTCGTGGAAAATGGGGAATTATGCTATTGCGGCAAATACGGCTGCCTGGAAACGGTGGCTTCGGGTATGACGTTGTCGAAAATGGCGCGGGAAGGGATTCTATCCGGACAAAACTCCATCATCAACGATCTTTCCAACAAAGAAATATACCGCATCGAAACGGAACTGATCATCCGTGCAGCCAACAAGGGCGACCAGTATTCCATACAGCTGCTCTCGAATATCGGGACCAACCTCGGGAAAGGGATCTCCATCCTCATCCAGCTGTTCAACCCTGAAATGGTGATTTTAAGCGGGAAGATCGCTGCGGCGCGCCAGTACATCACCCTGCCGATGCAGCAGGCGATCAACACCTATTGCATGACGCAGATCCGGGAAAAAACCCAGATCATCTCCTCCGAACTGGGCGACGAGTCGCGCCTCCTGGGCTACGCGGCGGCGGGGATCACCTGGTTCTTCGAAGCCATGATCGCGGATGTGAAAGACAGGTAG
- a CDS encoding DUF4157 domain-containing protein codes for MRNIRRKTSEASRKPSAQPSFFKPPHASGMPEHLAASKEKGAPLPRSTRQFMENAFQADFSNVHIHTGEKAAAMNTDVQAKAFTYGSDIYFNHHEFQPHTPEGQHLLAHELAHVLQQNQQIAPRIQRVDIHHRKLTWADFAAEVPKKTSGYEAVTSSDIEDFDTSKYPFKKLTETENGTTFTAGKKTTDCEKGKDKDKKAAEHPEKYKAYKVNIEGDTSKLKAKAFMRQDKSWAKKWLYDPKEREAHADTFVPGCESSFNSKQKSADKSCDTDVKNCENEFKKKKISSYKIYNTNVTSAADCGNIKTPCVKDRMTGIKYQWKNHNGVTVDASKLGDCKTSFKKSLISTGLEDSSTSLLNHEQRHFDITHAVAEKISSEMQTLASSFATKEVEACGKGNAMAAAEKALAGQRKQLSDKMKAVKKTLGTYQKNYDAETDHSRKTKAQDWWNTNIDAGLPKSSGVKDKFI; via the coding sequence ATGCGTAACATCCGCCGCAAAACCAGCGAAGCTTCGCGGAAGCCTTCCGCCCAGCCGTCCTTCTTCAAACCGCCGCACGCCTCCGGCATGCCCGAACACCTCGCCGCCAGCAAAGAAAAAGGCGCCCCCCTGCCCCGGAGCACCCGCCAATTCATGGAAAACGCCTTCCAGGCCGACTTCTCCAACGTCCACATCCACACCGGCGAAAAAGCCGCCGCCATGAACACTGACGTCCAGGCCAAAGCATTCACCTACGGGTCCGACATCTATTTCAACCACCACGAATTCCAGCCCCACACCCCGGAAGGGCAGCACCTCCTCGCCCACGAACTGGCGCATGTGCTGCAACAAAACCAGCAGATCGCCCCGCGCATCCAGCGGGTAGACATTCATCACCGCAAGCTCACCTGGGCCGACTTCGCCGCCGAGGTTCCCAAGAAAACCTCCGGCTACGAAGCCGTTACCAGCTCCGATATCGAAGATTTCGACACCTCGAAATACCCTTTCAAAAAACTCACTGAAACCGAAAACGGCACCACTTTCACCGCCGGCAAAAAAACCACGGATTGCGAAAAAGGCAAGGACAAAGACAAGAAAGCCGCCGAACACCCGGAGAAATACAAAGCCTATAAAGTCAATATCGAAGGCGACACCAGCAAACTCAAAGCAAAAGCTTTCATGCGGCAGGATAAATCCTGGGCGAAGAAATGGCTGTACGATCCCAAAGAACGGGAAGCGCATGCAGACACGTTCGTGCCCGGTTGCGAAAGTTCCTTCAACTCAAAACAAAAATCGGCAGACAAATCCTGCGACACCGACGTAAAGAATTGCGAAAACGAATTCAAGAAGAAGAAAATCTCATCCTACAAGATCTACAACACAAACGTTACCAGCGCCGCCGATTGCGGCAACATCAAAACGCCCTGTGTTAAAGACAGGATGACCGGCATTAAATATCAATGGAAAAACCACAACGGCGTTACGGTAGACGCCAGCAAACTCGGTGACTGCAAAACTTCCTTCAAAAAATCCCTCATCAGCACCGGGCTGGAAGATTCCAGCACCTCATTGCTCAATCACGAACAGCGCCATTTCGATATCACGCATGCCGTGGCGGAAAAAATTTCCTCGGAAATGCAAACCCTCGCATCCTCGTTCGCTACCAAAGAAGTGGAAGCCTGCGGAAAAGGAAATGCCATGGCTGCGGCGGAAAAAGCGCTGGCAGGCCAGCGCAAACAGCTGTCCGACAAAATGAAGGCTGTTAAAAAGACCCTGGGCACGTACCAGAAAAACTATGACGCCGAAACTGACCATAGCCGTAAAACCAAAGCGCAGGACTGGTGGAATACCAATATCGACGCTGGTTTGCCGAAGTCGTCCGGCGTGAAGGATAAGTTTATTTAG
- a CDS encoding GntR family transcriptional regulator — MLNGIKPIAAKSMAERVEASLREYFAKGNFKPGDPLPTELELAAALGVSRNVVREALSRFKMLGIIETKKKTGMVISNPDIVGTFQKVLTPEIMDETTLQDLFELRLVLELGIADLLFIHKTPEDIEELEDIVAREVKGDNFRINNEIAFHGKLYEMTGNETMKQFQTLLLPVFGYVMKLEDKQYVSGEITHKDLVRILKKGTVQAFKDGMASHLQPHIDRLRKKK; from the coding sequence ATGCTGAACGGTATCAAGCCGATTGCCGCGAAATCCATGGCCGAGCGGGTGGAAGCCAGCCTCCGGGAATATTTTGCAAAAGGAAACTTCAAACCCGGAGATCCGCTGCCCACCGAACTAGAGCTGGCGGCGGCACTGGGCGTTAGCCGGAACGTGGTGCGCGAAGCGCTGAGCCGGTTCAAGATGCTGGGCATCATCGAAACGAAAAAGAAAACGGGCATGGTGATCAGCAACCCCGATATCGTGGGTACTTTCCAGAAGGTGCTAACCCCCGAAATCATGGATGAAACCACCCTGCAGGACCTTTTTGAGCTACGGCTCGTGCTGGAGTTGGGTATCGCCGACCTGCTCTTCATCCACAAAACCCCTGAAGACATAGAGGAGCTGGAAGATATCGTAGCCCGTGAAGTAAAAGGCGACAACTTCCGCATCAACAACGAAATCGCCTTCCACGGCAAACTTTACGAAATGACTGGAAACGAAACGATGAAACAGTTCCAGACGCTGTTGTTGCCTGTGTTTGGATATGTGATGAAATTGGAAGACAAGCAGTATGTTTCAGGAGAGATCACGCACAAAGACCTGGTCCGGATACTGAAAAAGGGCACTGTCCAGGCGTTTAAAGACGGCATGGCTTCACACCTGCAGCCGCACATCGACCGGCTACGCAAGAAAAAATAA